The following coding sequences are from one Desulfuromonas sp. TF window:
- a CDS encoding LysM peptidoglycan-binding domain-containing protein — MTRNLLLLILFSTLLGGCAKPPREELQTARLAVAQAYAADAHHLASAEYQAASTALRDGEDLMRRGEYDLARETLPFAEEHARRAAEKAREEKAALELRKLREKQVKELASAPKPAPVKKPPAAAKKPEPPPVREASPPPPPPAPPLPTNYTVAAGETLWTIAARKDVYVDALLWPLLYKANRDQIKDPRQIYPGQVLSIPRDHSPEEKEEARETARTSDIFPIEKLMENTSVNN, encoded by the coding sequence ATGACCCGCAACCTTCTCTTACTTATTCTATTCTCAACCCTGCTCGGGGGATGCGCCAAACCGCCCCGCGAGGAACTCCAGACCGCACGTCTGGCAGTGGCGCAAGCCTATGCGGCCGACGCCCATCATCTCGCCTCCGCCGAATACCAGGCGGCCAGCACGGCACTGAGAGATGGGGAGGACCTGATGCGCCGGGGTGAATACGATCTGGCCAGAGAGACCCTCCCCTTTGCCGAGGAGCATGCCCGCCGGGCCGCGGAAAAAGCCCGGGAGGAAAAAGCCGCCCTGGAATTGCGGAAGCTGAGGGAAAAACAGGTGAAGGAACTCGCCAGCGCTCCCAAACCCGCACCGGTCAAGAAACCTCCCGCAGCCGCCAAAAAACCGGAACCTCCGCCTGTCCGCGAGGCCTCTCCTCCCCCTCCGCCCCCCGCTCCCCCACTGCCGACGAACTACACGGTGGCGGCCGGTGAGACCCTCTGGACGATTGCCGCCCGCAAGGACGTGTACGTCGACGCCCTGCTCTGGCCTCTGCTCTACAAGGCCAACCGCGACCAGATAAAGGACCCTCGCCAGATTTACCCCGGTCAGGTTCTCAGTATTCCCAGGGATCATTCTCCCGAAGAAAAGGAAGAAGCCAGAGAAACCGCCCGCACATCCGATATCTTTCCCATTGAAAAACTGATGGAAAACACCTCCGTGAACAACTGA
- a CDS encoding NADP-dependent isocitrate dehydrogenase — protein sequence MAKKTSKIIWTEIDEAPALATYALLPIVQAYTKDTGIEVETRDISLSGRIIANFPDKLKEDQKISDYLAELGELVKTPEANIIKLPNISASIPQLQAAIKELQEKGYDIPNYPEEATTDEEKKLQERFAKVLGSAVNPVLREGNSDRRAAASVKKFAQKNPHRMMQPWPKVSQCRVAHMESGDFYETEKSVTMNKADKVKIEFVDAGGKAKVLKEGLALLEGEVLDSSVMHVADLRKFYEETAKEAKEKGVLLSLHLKATMMKVSDPIMFGHAVSVYFKDALDKHADTLKSIGANPNYGLGDILSKLDKLPADKKAEIEADINACYGKQPALAMVDSRKNITNLHVPNDVIVDASMPNVVRDGGKMWNLQDELQDTIAMVPDRCYATMYREIIEDAKRNGQFDPATMGSVSNVGLMAQKAEEYGSHDKTFEAPANGAIRIVNSAGDTLLEQKVEKGDIFRACQAKDVPIKDWIKLAVSRAKASGEPAIFWLDEKRGHDAEIIKKVKKYLPEFDTTGLDIRIMPPVDAMNFSLDRIRKGQNTISVTGNVLRDYLTDLFPILELGTSARMLSIVPLINGGGLFETGAGGSAPKHVQQFLKEGHIRWDSLGEYCALVPSLEMIADNTGNQKAAVLAETLDTAIGTYLENQKLPSRKVKEIDNRGSSFYLGLYWAQALAAQNKDAELKERFTKVAKELKENEAKIDQELLDAQGRPADIGGYFRPDPVKADREMRPSATLNAIIDSM from the coding sequence ATGGCAAAGAAAACATCTAAGATCATCTGGACCGAGATTGATGAAGCTCCTGCACTGGCAACGTACGCCCTGCTGCCGATCGTTCAGGCTTATACGAAGGACACTGGCATCGAGGTCGAAACCCGGGACATTTCCCTTTCCGGTCGAATCATTGCAAACTTTCCCGACAAACTGAAGGAAGATCAGAAGATTTCCGACTACCTGGCTGAACTGGGTGAGCTCGTCAAAACACCCGAAGCCAACATCATCAAGTTGCCGAACATCAGTGCCTCGATCCCGCAGCTCCAGGCTGCCATCAAGGAGCTGCAGGAGAAGGGATACGATATCCCTAATTATCCTGAAGAAGCCACAACCGACGAAGAGAAAAAACTGCAGGAGCGTTTCGCAAAGGTCCTCGGCTCTGCCGTGAATCCGGTTCTGCGCGAAGGCAACTCCGATCGCCGCGCCGCTGCTTCCGTCAAGAAGTTCGCCCAGAAGAACCCGCACCGGATGATGCAGCCCTGGCCGAAAGTTTCCCAATGCCGCGTTGCGCACATGGAGAGCGGAGATTTTTACGAAACTGAAAAGTCGGTCACTATGAACAAGGCCGACAAGGTAAAAATTGAATTCGTCGACGCTGGCGGCAAAGCCAAGGTTTTGAAGGAAGGACTGGCTCTGCTGGAGGGTGAAGTCCTCGACTCCTCGGTCATGCACGTTGCCGACCTGCGCAAGTTCTACGAGGAGACCGCGAAAGAGGCCAAGGAGAAGGGGGTCCTCCTCTCCTTGCACCTCAAGGCGACCATGATGAAGGTTTCCGACCCTATCATGTTCGGCCATGCTGTTTCCGTGTATTTCAAGGATGCCCTCGACAAGCACGCCGATACCCTGAAGTCGATCGGCGCCAACCCCAACTACGGCCTCGGTGATATCCTCTCCAAGCTTGACAAGCTGCCGGCCGACAAGAAAGCCGAAATTGAAGCCGACATCAACGCCTGCTACGGAAAACAGCCGGCTCTGGCCATGGTGGACTCCCGCAAGAACATCACCAACCTGCACGTTCCCAACGATGTCATCGTGGACGCCTCCATGCCGAACGTGGTGCGTGACGGCGGCAAAATGTGGAACCTCCAGGACGAACTGCAGGACACCATCGCCATGGTCCCCGACCGCTGCTACGCGACCATGTACCGCGAGATCATCGAAGACGCCAAGCGCAACGGGCAGTTCGATCCGGCGACCATGGGCAGCGTCTCCAATGTAGGCCTGATGGCGCAGAAGGCCGAGGAATACGGCTCCCACGACAAGACCTTCGAAGCACCAGCAAACGGCGCGATCCGCATCGTGAATTCGGCGGGTGACACGCTGCTCGAACAGAAGGTGGAAAAGGGCGACATCTTCCGTGCCTGCCAGGCAAAAGACGTCCCCATCAAAGACTGGATCAAGCTCGCGGTATCTCGTGCCAAGGCTTCCGGTGAGCCGGCGATCTTCTGGCTTGACGAGAAGCGCGGCCACGACGCCGAGATCATCAAGAAGGTCAAAAAGTACCTGCCGGAGTTCGATACCACCGGTCTTGATATCCGCATCATGCCCCCGGTCGACGCGATGAACTTCTCCCTCGATCGCATCCGCAAGGGGCAGAACACCATCTCGGTCACCGGCAATGTCCTGAGGGATTACCTGACCGACCTCTTCCCGATCCTCGAGCTGGGCACCAGCGCCCGCATGCTCTCCATCGTTCCCCTGATCAACGGCGGCGGCCTCTTCGAGACCGGTGCCGGCGGGTCCGCTCCGAAGCACGTTCAGCAGTTCCTCAAGGAAGGTCATATCCGATGGGATTCTTTGGGAGAATACTGTGCCCTGGTACCGTCGCTGGAAATGATCGCCGACAACACCGGCAACCAGAAGGCGGCCGTTCTGGCCGAAACTCTGGACACCGCCATCGGCACCTATCTTGAGAATCAGAAACTGCCTTCCCGCAAGGTGAAGGAGATTGACAATCGGGGCAGCAGTTTTTATCTTGGTCTTTACTGGGCCCAGGCTCTTGCCGCCCAGAACAAGGACGCCGAACTCAAGGAGCGTTTCACCAAAGTGGCGAAGGAGCTCAAAGAGAACGAGGCAAAAATAGATCAAGAGCTGCTCGACGCCCAGGGTCGTCCGGCCGATATCGGCGGCTATTTCCGTCCGGATCCGGTGAAAGCGGACAGGGAAATGCGTCCCAGCGCGACCCTGAATGCTATCATTGACAGCATGTAA
- the mdh gene encoding malate dehydrogenase, with amino-acid sequence MARPKIALIGGGQIGGVLAQLAALRELGDVVLFDIVEGLPQGKCLDIAEASPVDGFDVALKGTNNYKDIEGSDVVIVTAGLPRKPGMSRDDLIEVNSKIMTQVAEGIKQYAPNSIVIVISNPLDAMVTLCQKITGFPYNRVIGQAGVLDSARFQAFIAWELGVSVKDVNAMTLGGHGDDMVPLVRYASVNGIPVMELLEQKYGSAEKAKEVMGAMVKRTRGAGGEVVALLKTGSAFYSPASSAIAMAESILKDQKRVLPTCAYLNGEFGVKGFYVGVPCVLGEKGVEKIIEFKLDAEEQAMMDKSVSAVKELVGSMNL; translated from the coding sequence ATGGCAAGACCTAAAATCGCATTGATCGGTGGTGGGCAGATTGGCGGCGTATTGGCACAGCTTGCTGCTCTGCGTGAATTGGGCGACGTGGTGCTGTTCGACATCGTCGAGGGGCTGCCCCAGGGCAAGTGCCTCGATATTGCCGAGGCTTCCCCAGTCGACGGCTTCGACGTAGCACTCAAGGGCACCAACAACTACAAGGACATCGAAGGCTCCGACGTGGTTATCGTGACCGCCGGCCTCCCCCGCAAGCCCGGCATGAGCCGAGACGACCTCATCGAGGTCAACTCCAAGATCATGACGCAGGTGGCCGAAGGCATCAAGCAGTACGCCCCCAACTCCATTGTCATCGTCATCTCCAACCCGCTCGATGCGATGGTAACCCTCTGTCAGAAGATCACCGGCTTCCCCTACAACCGAGTCATCGGTCAGGCCGGCGTCCTCGACTCGGCCCGCTTCCAGGCCTTCATCGCCTGGGAACTCGGCGTCTCCGTGAAAGACGTCAATGCAATGACCCTCGGCGGTCACGGCGACGACATGGTCCCCCTGGTTCGCTATGCCAGCGTCAACGGCATCCCCGTCATGGAGCTCCTCGAGCAAAAGTACGGCAGCGCCGAGAAAGCCAAGGAAGTGATGGGAGCAATGGTCAAGCGCACCCGTGGCGCCGGCGGAGAAGTGGTTGCCCTGCTGAAGACCGGCAGCGCCTTCTACAGCCCGGCCTCTTCCGCGATCGCCATGGCCGAATCGATCCTCAAGGACCAGAAACGCGTCCTGCCTACCTGCGCCTATCTCAATGGAGAATTCGGCGTGAAGGGCTTCTATGTCGGCGTTCCCTGCGTCCTGGGTGAGAAGGGCGTGGAGAAGATCATCGAATTCAAGCTCGATGCCGAAGAGCAGGCAATGATGGATAAATCGGTTTCCGCCGTTAAGGAACTCGTCGGCAGCATGAACCTGTAA
- the aspS gene encoding aspartate--tRNA ligase, translating to MNDLLGDWKRSHYCGQVTAADIGKEVCLMGWVQRRRDHGGLIFIDLRDREGIIQLALDPDRDPEAHQKADRVRNEFVLAIKGVVSPRPEGTVNTKMKTGEVEIEISDLRVLNAAKTPPFMLDEYSEVAENIRLKHRYLDLRRSAVQHNLILRHQATRTARNYLDAQGFLEIETPMLTKSTPEGARDYLVPSRVNPGQFYALPQSPQLFKQLLMVSGFDRYCQIVKCFRDEDLRADRQPEFTQIDCEMSFVDRDDVMNIMEGMIAAIFKETIGVDITLPVPRMTYAEAMDRYGVDNPDLRFALELIDITSLVAESGFKVFADVAAKGGLVKALNAKGCASFSRKELDDLTAFVAIYGAKGLAWVKMTEEGWQSPVAKFFTSDELAALNKSLDAEIGDLLLFVADSARVANESLGRLRSHLGQKLGLADRNVYKFAWVTDFPLLEWDGEERRHVAVHHPFTAPLDEDISLLDSEPGKARAKAYDLVLNGSEIGGGSIRIHDQAVQSKMFDLLGIGQEEARSKFGFLLDALEYGAPPHGGIAFGLDRLTMILTGSDSIRDVIAFPKTQKATCLMSEAPGFVDEKQLRELSIRVAARAKQP from the coding sequence TTGAACGACTTGCTTGGTGACTGGAAAAGGAGCCATTATTGCGGCCAGGTTACGGCCGCCGATATCGGAAAAGAGGTCTGCCTTATGGGCTGGGTTCAGCGTCGCCGGGACCACGGCGGCCTGATCTTCATCGATCTTCGCGACCGTGAGGGGATCATTCAGCTCGCCCTCGACCCGGACCGTGATCCCGAGGCCCATCAGAAGGCCGACCGGGTCCGCAACGAATTCGTCCTGGCGATCAAGGGGGTGGTTTCCCCGCGCCCCGAGGGAACGGTCAATACGAAGATGAAGACCGGGGAGGTGGAAATCGAAATCAGCGATCTGCGCGTCCTCAACGCCGCCAAAACGCCCCCCTTCATGCTGGACGAGTACTCCGAGGTGGCGGAGAACATCCGTCTCAAGCACCGCTATCTCGACCTGCGCCGTTCCGCCGTCCAGCACAACCTCATCCTTCGCCACCAGGCGACCCGCACCGCCCGAAACTACCTCGACGCCCAGGGATTTCTGGAAATAGAAACCCCCATGCTGACCAAGAGCACACCGGAAGGGGCGCGGGATTATCTGGTTCCCAGCCGGGTCAATCCGGGGCAGTTCTATGCCCTTCCCCAGTCCCCCCAGCTGTTCAAGCAGCTCCTGATGGTTTCCGGCTTCGACCGTTACTGCCAGATCGTCAAATGTTTCCGGGACGAGGACCTGCGGGCCGACCGGCAGCCTGAATTCACCCAGATCGACTGCGAGATGAGCTTCGTCGACCGTGACGATGTCATGAACATCATGGAAGGAATGATCGCGGCCATTTTCAAAGAGACCATCGGCGTCGACATCACCCTTCCCGTCCCCCGCATGACCTATGCGGAGGCCATGGACCGCTACGGGGTGGACAATCCCGACCTGCGCTTCGCCCTTGAACTGATCGACATCACCTCCCTGGTCGCCGAATCGGGGTTCAAGGTCTTCGCCGACGTGGCTGCCAAGGGGGGGCTGGTCAAGGCCCTCAACGCCAAGGGCTGCGCCTCCTTCTCCCGCAAGGAGCTTGACGATCTCACCGCCTTCGTGGCCATCTACGGAGCCAAGGGGCTTGCCTGGGTGAAGATGACCGAAGAGGGGTGGCAGTCGCCTGTCGCCAAGTTCTTCACTTCCGATGAACTTGCGGCTCTCAATAAGTCCCTTGATGCCGAGATCGGCGACCTGCTCCTCTTCGTCGCCGACAGCGCCCGGGTGGCCAACGAGTCCCTCGGAAGGTTGCGAAGCCATCTCGGACAGAAGCTCGGCCTGGCCGATCGGAACGTCTACAAATTCGCCTGGGTCACCGATTTCCCCCTGCTCGAGTGGGACGGCGAGGAGCGGCGCCACGTGGCGGTCCACCATCCTTTCACCGCACCGCTGGACGAAGACATTTCTCTGCTCGACAGTGAACCCGGCAAGGCGAGGGCCAAAGCTTACGATCTGGTCCTGAACGGCTCGGAAATCGGCGGCGGCAGCATTCGTATTCACGATCAGGCAGTGCAGAGCAAAATGTTCGACCTGCTTGGGATTGGTCAGGAAGAGGCCAGGAGCAAGTTCGGCTTTCTCCTGGACGCTCTCGAATATGGCGCTCCGCCTCACGGCGGCATCGCTTTCGGCTTGGATCGACTCACAATGATCCTCACCGGATCCGATTCCATTCGCGACGTGATCGCCTTCCCGAAAACCCAGAAGGCGACATGCCTGATGTCCGAGGCGCCGGGGTTCGTGGACGAGAAGCAGCTCCGGGAACTTTCCATCCGGGTGGCCGCCAGAGCAAAACAGCCATAA
- a CDS encoding 4Fe-4S binding protein, giving the protein MSSAKADIEVIERYCKGCSICVEFCPTNVLAMDGFVVKVANPEACIACNQCELRCPDFAIKVHKK; this is encoded by the coding sequence ATGAGCAGTGCAAAAGCAGATATTGAAGTCATCGAGAGATACTGCAAGGGGTGCAGCATCTGCGTTGAATTCTGCCCCACGAATGTTCTCGCGATGGACGGATTTGTCGTAAAGGTCGCCAATCCTGAGGCATGCATCGCCTGCAACCAGTGCGAACTGCGTTGCCCCGATTTCGCCATCAAGGTCCATAAGAAATAA